From the genome of Nicotiana sylvestris chromosome 2, ASM39365v2, whole genome shotgun sequence, one region includes:
- the LOC138885695 gene encoding uncharacterized protein — protein sequence MAQSDNDEVNFRDVQRNLKSYSPKKLMSLANMLNDAYHNLVDDKDALTVELGDVEQTRDDLVICVVDLKETISNLENEKVVLTENIASIEHERDDLVVVVVDLKETIENFSKEKDALVEKICDKGNKVEFLSKICTVTNLVTGEVVLVAKRYKNIYIADFESLQSGDLSWLKALDDDAQLWHGRMGHASFSLRNRLVQKDLVRGLPMTKFKENNVRDACARGKHVKSLYKPKKDVSTSKPLDLLHMDLCDPMRVQSRGGKRYIFVIVDDYSRFT from the exons ATGGCTCAATCTGACAatgatgaggtaaacttcagggatgttcagagaaatctgaaatcctactctcctaAAAAACTCATGTCATTAGCAAATATGTTAAATGATGCCTATCATAATCTTGTAGATGATAAGGATGCCTTAACCGTAGAGCTAGGAGATGttgaacaaactagagatgatTTGGTAATTTGTGTAGTTGATCTGAAGGAAACCATAAGCAATCTGGAAAATGAAAAGGTGGTTCTAACTGAAAATATTGCTAGTatagaacatgaaagagatgaTTTGGTTGTAGTAGTTGTTGACTTAAAAGAAACCATTGAGAATTTTAGTAAAGAAAAAGACGCCTTAGTGGAGAAA atatgtgataaaggaaacaaggtagaattcttgtccaagatatgcaCAGTTACAAAtctggtaactggtgaagtggtacttgtggccaaaagatacaagaatatctatattgctgattttgagtccttacaaagtggtgattTGAGTTGGTTAAAGGCACTTGATGATGATGCTCAACTGTGGCATGGAAGAATGGGGCATGCAAGCTTCTCTCTACGGAATAGGCTAgttcagaaggacctggttcgtggtctaCCCATGACAAAGTTCAAAGAAAACAATGTCCGTGATGCATGCGCTAGAGGAAAGCATGTGAAATCCTTATACAAGCCAAAGAAGGATGTCAGCACCTCAAAACCACTTGATCTCCTTCATATGGATCTTTGTGaccctatgagagtgcaaagcagGGGAGGAAAAAGATATATCTTTGTcatagtggatgactactccagattcacttAG
- the LOC138885696 gene encoding uncharacterized protein, translating into MNVITEAKDLHALTIDELLGNLKTYEMKKKNDSERREPKKEKNLVLKGESNDSSEEDSDMTYLTKIFQKTVRRNVGIPKRDSSSRPKNYDICYKCGKPGHFIKDFPLLKQEHFKYSPAWGDSSSESEEEIDAGDISIMTVESESNEYDSIFV; encoded by the exons ATGAATGTCATTACTGAAGCAAAGGATCTGCATGCCCTAACCATAGATGAGCTACTTGGAAATTTGAAAACCTacgaaatgaagaagaagaatgacagtgaaagaagagaaccaaaaaaagaaaagaacctggtactcaaaggtgaaagcaatgactcaagtgaggaggaTAGTGACATGACTTACTTAACCAAAATATTTCAGAAGACAGTCAGAAGAAATGTAGGGATACCAAAAAGAGATAGCTCAAGTAGACCAAAGAATTATGACATTTGTTATAAATGTGGAaagccagggcatttcatcaaagatttcCCTCTCCTGAAGCAAGAACACTTCAAGTACAGCCCTG catggggagACTCGTCCAGTGAGTCTGAAGAAGAAATTGATGCCGGTGATATCTCTATTATGACAGTTGAAAGCGAATCAAATGAATATGACTCAATATTTGTTTGA